Proteins from a genomic interval of Acidobacteriota bacterium:
- a CDS encoding HAMP domain-containing histidine kinase, protein MVRPRFSLLMKIQLWLLLNLMVLGVALAMMFSLQFQLHPSSPLLGRFETRLEAIGELIRVEVANTSREHRDAILARYTQAYGIDFYLFENTGSQLAGVPVSLPDDLNFHLLGRNRPAPPPSPPGRPPHRHPIFKVQTSNPTRYWVGIRVPVMDEKSPEPVRATLLAASNSANGNGLFFDPLPWVYILLAATGFSILFWLPMVRHITQTISQLTTATEQIADGQFEVRVDESRTDELGRLSKAINHLATRLSGYVTGQKRFMGDIAHELCSPIGRIQLALGILDARIDPRNRSYVEDLEEEVNQMSKLVNELLTFSKAGLKPEAVQLQKVRLLPLVKQITDRESGKGVPLLVEIPDALQVEANPALLSRAVSNIVRNAIRYAGHAGPVKIITQPEGARQVRLSVIDSGPGVPEGEVSRLFDPFYRVERDRARSTGGAGLGLAIVKSCVESFQASVSARNLKPKGFEVSVLLKIE, encoded by the coding sequence TTGAAACCCGACTTGAAGCCATTGGGGAACTCATCCGGGTGGAAGTGGCCAATACCAGCCGCGAACACCGTGACGCCATCCTGGCGCGGTATACCCAGGCGTACGGAATTGATTTTTACCTGTTTGAAAACACTGGCTCTCAGCTTGCGGGCGTTCCGGTGAGCCTGCCAGATGACCTTAACTTTCATCTGCTCGGACGAAACCGACCCGCACCGCCGCCATCACCCCCTGGCAGACCGCCGCACCGACATCCAATTTTTAAAGTTCAAACCTCGAATCCAACCCGCTATTGGGTTGGGATTCGAGTGCCGGTGATGGATGAAAAGTCACCGGAACCGGTACGGGCGACCCTCCTGGCAGCCTCGAATTCAGCCAACGGAAACGGACTATTTTTCGACCCGTTGCCCTGGGTGTACATTCTGCTGGCGGCAACCGGGTTCTCAATTCTGTTCTGGCTGCCGATGGTGCGCCACATCACCCAAACCATTTCTCAACTGACGACCGCCACCGAGCAAATCGCGGACGGTCAATTTGAAGTCCGCGTGGATGAAAGTCGAACCGATGAACTTGGCCGACTCAGCAAGGCCATTAACCATCTGGCCACCCGACTTTCAGGGTATGTCACTGGTCAGAAACGGTTTATGGGTGATATTGCCCACGAATTGTGCTCGCCGATTGGTCGCATTCAACTGGCGTTGGGGATTTTGGATGCTCGCATTGATCCTAGAAATCGGAGTTATGTCGAAGACCTTGAAGAAGAAGTCAACCAGATGTCTAAACTGGTCAACGAACTGCTGACCTTTTCCAAAGCCGGGCTCAAACCCGAGGCTGTTCAACTCCAGAAAGTCCGCCTCCTCCCACTGGTCAAACAAATCACCGACCGTGAATCTGGCAAAGGTGTTCCGCTGCTGGTTGAAATCCCCGATGCACTCCAGGTTGAAGCCAACCCGGCGCTGCTGTCGCGGGCGGTATCAAATATTGTTCGCAATGCCATCCGGTACGCAGGCCACGCCGGTCCAGTGAAAATTATCACTCAACCAGAAGGGGCGCGTCAGGTTCGCCTGAGTGTGATTGATTCCGGCCCTGGAGTCCCCGAAGGCGAAGTGAGCCGTTTGTTTGACCCGTTTTACCGCGTTGAACGTGATCGGGCCCGCTCAACGGGCGGTGCCGGCCTGGGGTTGGCGATTGTGAAATCCTGTGTGGAGTCGTTTCAAGCTTCGGTCTCGGCCCGCAACCTCAAACCCAAAGGCTTTGAAGTCAGTGTACTTCTGAAGATAGAGTGA